The following proteins come from a genomic window of Rutidosis leptorrhynchoides isolate AG116_Rl617_1_P2 chromosome 10, CSIRO_AGI_Rlap_v1, whole genome shotgun sequence:
- the LOC139871335 gene encoding uncharacterized protein gives MEQLLYEASLEGNVTNLLNLIQEDPLILERQITLNIHGDMPLHIASMLGHTDFVTEILARNSNLASECDSQKHLPLHIASAKGHLDIVKALVSANVETCSARDRDGRNPLHIAAIRGRCDVVKELVRAQPHAVRALVHQETALHLCVKYNQLEVLKLLIESMGDHEFVNTKDAYGNTILHLAVADKQLQTINFLLLDTPIEVNATNVKGETSMDILSQVSRDLTNQQIMQSLERAGAIEAKPLGSFNHNSRRKMRYDRLDYQLNQPPSSHAEKFDDWLDKKRSSLMVVASLIATMAFQAGTNPPSGVWQDNSPNGNDPLHIAGYAIMVSNHPALYHIFLICNTIGFISSLSIIVLLISGLPFSKNRFFMWILMVIMWIATTSMSLTYLVSIWVLTPSPVSKSITNIAKVILVVWIVLMTLLLVGHTINLILISLRGLRRLLFPRKRRVFVPIVTNHVEM, from the exons ATGGAGCAACTTCTATATGAAGCATCACTAGAAGGAAATGTAACAAATTTGCTAAATTTGATTCAAGAAGATCCATTAATTCTTGAAAGACAAATCACACTAAACATCCATGGTGACATGCCTCTACACATTGCATCAATGCTCGGCCACACTGATTTCGTGACAGAGATCTTAGCACGAAATTCAAATCTTGCTTCCGAGTGTGATTCACAAAAACACTTGCCACTTCATATAGCATCAGCAAAAGGCCATTTGGATATAGTTAAAGCTCTGGTATCGGCTAACGTTGAGACATGTAGTGCACGTGATCGTGATGGGAGAAACCCTCTTCATATTGCAGCGATCAGAGGACGATGTGACGTTGTGAAAGAGTTAGTTCGAGCTCAACCTCATGCAGTTAGAGCCTTAGTGCACCAAGAAACTGCGTTGCACTTGTGTGTGAAATATAATCAACTTGAAGTTTTAAAGTTGTTAATTGAGAGTATGGGTGATCATGAGTTTGTTAACACTAAAGATGCTTATGGTAATACTATTCTGCATCTAGCTGTTGCTGACAAACAACTTCAG ACCATAAACTTCTTGCTACTTGATACACCGATAGAAGTGAATGCCACAAACGTGAAAGGAGAAACTTCAATGGATATACTATCTCAAGTTTCAAGAGATCTGACAAATCAACAAATCATGCAATCCTTAGAGCGAGCAGGAGCGATTGAGGCAAAACCACTAGGTTCATTCAATCACAATTCAAGAAGAAAAATGCGATACGACAGATTAGACTATCAACTGAACCAGCCACCTTCTTCTCACGCGGAAAAGTTTGACGATTGGCTAGATAAAAAACGAAGTTCTTTGATGGTTGTTGCATCTTTAATAGCAACAATGGCATTTCAAGCAGGAACTAATCCTCCAAGTGGCGTATGGCAAGACAATTCACCCAATGGCAATGATCCACTTCATATTGCCGGATACGCCATCATGGTATCAAATCATCCAGCATTATACCACATCTTTCTGATTTGCAACACGATTGGGTTTATATCGTCTCTTAGTATAATTGTGTTGCTTATTAGTGGATTACCCTTTTCGAAAAATCGTTTCTTCATGTGGATTTTGATGGTTATTATGTGGATTGCTACAACTTCTATGTCTCTGACTTATTTGGTGTCCATATGGGTTTTGACACCATCACCTGTATCCAAGTCAATTACTAATATCGCTAAGGTTATCCTAGTTGTATGGATAGTGTTGATGACTCTTCTACTTGTTGGGCATACCATCAACCTAATCTTAATCTCTTTGAGAGGACTCAGAAGACTATTATTTCCTAGAAAGAGACGAGTCTTTGTTCCGATCGTCACGAACCATGTTGAGATGTAA
- the LOC139872142 gene encoding probable protein arginine N-methyltransferase 3 — protein sequence MVGPLNKNLESVNGDNEDELHNMEDSGEEEEEQNWDDWTGDGEGEAYDLNLICLFCDTKFNSSNSLFEHCDSSHSFNFKKIRTYVKLDFYGCFKLINYVRSKVAQNRCWSCGISCESRQELQSHLHIPYGYVCVNNKPWDNDMYLKPYMEEDHLLYSFDEDDDVTIKEVESLKNISIDDENDLKLYASNSELLESCKENMVNEVDSIPEDDGASSSDKKRSKSFVNVVDREVMIVNKDYFGSYSSFGIHKEMISDKVRTDAYRQAIVDNPPLLKNAVVMDVGCGTGILSLFAAQAGASTVIAVEASDKMASVATQIAKDNGLLRNQDSSQGSGVVNVINSMVEDLIESGQIKPQSVDVLVSEWMGYCLLYESMLSSVLVARDYWLKPGGAMLPDTATMFVAGFGKGATSIPFWENVYGFDMSSIGKELVEDAAHIPIVDVVDANNLVTNTALLQAFDLVTMKHDEVDFTASVQLEQKSLNSTESESMVTKCYGVVLWFETSFSSRFCKEKPTVLSTSPYTPSTHWAQTLLTFREPIALTSKMLVHQSSSMVGSEVNPAVKIDSRISVVRGVEHRSIDISLEVIAVGFDGRKQEWPVQLFHMR from the exons ATGGTGGGTCCACTTAACAAGAATCTCGAGTCAGTAAATGGAGATAATGAAGATGAGTTGCATAATATGGAAGACagtggtgaagaagaagaagaacagaatTGGGATGATTGGACTGGTGATGGAGAAGGAGAAGCTTATGACCTCAATTTGATATGTTTGTTTTGTGATACTAAATTCAATTCAAGCAACTCCCTTTTTGAACATTGTGATTCTAGCCACAGTTTCAATTTTAAAAAAATCAGGACATACGTGAAGCTGGATTTCTATGGCTGTTTCAAGCTCATCAACTATGTTAGATCAAAG GTGGCACAGAATCGGTGTTGGAGTTGTGGAATTAGTTGCGAGTCTAGGCAAGAGCTACAAAGTCATTTACATATACCTTATGGTTATGTATGTGTTAATAATAAACCTTGGGACAATGACATGTACCTAAAACCATATATGGAAGAAGATCATCTTTTGTAtagttttgatgaagatgatgatgtcacGATCAAAGAAGTTGAGAGTTTGAAAAATATAAGCATCGATGACGAAAATGATTTAAAATTGTATGCTTCCAACTCTGAGCTTCTTGAATCCTGCAAAGAGAATATGGTAAACGAGGTTGATTCTATACCCGAAGACGACGGGGCAAGCTCGTCTGATAAAAAAAGAAGCAAGTCTTTTGTGAATGTTGTTGATCGTGAAGTAATGATTGTGAATAAGGACTATTTTGGGTCGTATAGTTCATTCGGTATTCACAAAGAGATGATAAGTGATAAG gTAAGGACCGATGCTTATAGACAAGCTATTGTCGACAACCCGCCTCTACTAAAAAATGCTGTTGTTATGGATGTTGGTTGTGGCACCGGGATACTAAG TCTTTTCGCAGCCCAAGCGGGAGCGTCAACAGTGATTGCAGTTGAAGCTAGTGATAAGATGGCTTCAGTAGCCACTCAG ATTGCAAAAGACAACGGTCTTTTAAGGAATCAAGATTCAAGTCAAGGAAGTGGAGTTGTTAATGTTATTAATAGCATGGTTGAAGATCTAATTGAATCTGGACAAATTAAGCCCCAAAGTGTTGATGTATTAGTAAGCGAGTGGATGGGTTATTGTCTACTTTACGAGTCAATGCTCAGCTCAGTGCTCGTTGCACGAGATTATTGGTTAAAACCCGGAGGTGCAATGCTTCCCGATACAGCTACTATG TTTGTTGCTGGATTTGGAAAAGGTGCTACCAGTATCCCATTTTGGGAGAACGTTTATGGTTTTGACATGTCGTCTATTGGTAAGGAACTTGTTGAAGATGCTGCTCATATTCCTATTGTTGATGTGGTTGATGCAAACAATTTGGTCACCAATACTGCTCTTCTTCAG GCATTTGATTTGGTGACAATGAAACATGATGAAGTTGATTTTACAGCTTCTGTACAATTAGAACAAAAGTCTTTAAATTCTACTGAATCGGAatcaatggtaaccaagtgttatgGAGTAGTCCTATGGTTCGAGACGTCTTTTAGTAGCCGGTTTTGCAAAGAAAAGCCGACTGTTTTGTCGACGTCACCGTATACTCCATCAACACATTGGGCTCAAACATTACTTACTTTTCGTGAGCCGATTGCTTTAACATCCAAGATGTTGGTTCACCAGAGTTCTTCAATGGTTGGTAGTGAGGTTAACCCGGCTGTGAAAATAGACTCGCGTATTAGTGTAGTACGCGGGGTTGAACACCGTAGCATTGACATTTCGTTAGAGGTAATCGCTGTTGGGTTTGATGGTCGAAAACAAGAATGGCCCGTGCAGTTGTTTCACATGCGTTAA